The DNA window CGATGCCCATCTTTAGGGTCATGGTAGAGCTAGGACAAGAGCCACAGGCACCTTGGAGTCGCAGTTTGACCACAGGGCCATCTAGTTCTACCAGTTCCACATTGCCGCCATCGGACATTAGATAGGGGCGGAGTTCATCCAAAACTTTCTCTACATTCTCAGGGGTCAAGGCCAGCGTTTCATTCATAGCTGTGTTCCATCTCTCATTAGTAATTATTTCTATCTTAGTAGCCCAAGCTATTGGTTGTTGGGAAGAATTTTGC is part of the Cyanobacteriota bacterium genome and encodes:
- a CDS encoding NifU family protein; this translates as MNETLALTPENVEKVLDELRPYLMSDGGNVELVELDGPVVKLRLQGACGSCPSSTMTLKMGIERRLREFIPEIAEVEQVL